In Opitutus sp., one genomic interval encodes:
- a CDS encoding PAS domain S-box protein, whose protein sequence is MADDFLNPVSPSRPAQLTMALELEAAEKEFSVKVHLARELTESALSRKALQALLEDQKRVEAALRATERRYRTLFEGAPDPVFLLSIEPANSGRILDVNESACRVYGYKREELLSMLITDLNTAKSGATAAARIKRMLAGDGLAFEFIHRRKNQSEFPVEVNASLVELDGRVCMLAFGRDITAHKRAEAALALKENRFRAIIEVSPVPMVLNDDRGVITFLNPAFTQIFGYSREEIPTLAEWWTKAYPDAAYRHWASGIWQVELERSKRSGTPFTPMEFTLTCRNGMRKTVLANAAPSSAAYETDHLVVLYDITDRKEAEAALCESEARWRFAMDGSGDGMWDWRVDTGMVFYSKRWKSMLGYAEDELSNMVKEWEQLVHPDDLPRALDSAADHFRGQSEHHVVEQRMRCKDGSWKWILARGRVIEWSAPGKPRRMIGTYTDIDLEKRREETQQALVRRLDLVMRASNLGVWEYDLQTGYLDWDDAMHSLFGWSREEAGGSLEAFRSSVHPDDLARMDQTIVDMRGGRVFQSFEFRIIRRSDGALRTIEGNGYLLRDGDGLPQRLLGMNRDITDKKEAELSRRQLEIQFGQAQKMETLGTLAGGIAHDFNNLLAGMIGCLELALPLLPEAHPAGDWMGRARGAGLRARDLVKRLMLFSRRTPSVGRKSMQIKQLMDETLPILNASLPSSIVIRTQKNPALSEVLGDYGQLQQVLMNLCLNAAHAIGAKQGQITLDVRPAEELSVDGRMNPAGAQVCLSVADDGCGMDQETQARIFDPFFTTKPEGQGTGLGLSIVHGIVHDHGGTIRLRSAPGQGTCFEVYLPVIQKTPVVVESPCAPVAVLAGGGRKVLLVDDEEVLRTFVAAVLTMAGFEVVAADNGLNGAAVFAATPDAFSFAIVDLSMPGRNGFELIGDMRALRPGLPVILMSGDHNRYGGAGGNLGADSYIRLSKPFAIAELNAVIAPLLEAKPSLLA, encoded by the coding sequence ATGGCCGATGACTTTTTGAACCCCGTTTCCCCCTCTCGCCCCGCGCAGCTGACGATGGCTTTGGAGCTTGAGGCGGCGGAGAAGGAGTTTTCGGTAAAGGTGCATCTTGCCCGCGAGCTCACCGAGTCGGCGCTGTCGCGCAAAGCCCTGCAAGCGCTACTTGAGGATCAGAAGCGCGTGGAAGCGGCGTTGCGGGCCACCGAGCGGCGTTACCGTACACTGTTTGAAGGTGCCCCGGATCCGGTTTTTTTGCTCTCAATCGAGCCGGCGAATTCAGGCCGAATCCTGGATGTAAACGAGTCGGCGTGCCGGGTTTATGGATACAAGCGCGAGGAGCTGCTATCCATGCTTATTACGGATTTGAACACGGCAAAATCGGGCGCGACGGCGGCGGCGCGCATCAAGCGTATGTTGGCAGGCGACGGCTTGGCGTTTGAGTTCATTCACCGCCGCAAGAATCAGTCTGAGTTTCCGGTGGAGGTGAATGCCAGCTTGGTGGAGCTGGACGGGCGGGTGTGCATGCTGGCGTTTGGCCGTGACATCACTGCGCACAAACGCGCCGAGGCTGCACTCGCGTTAAAAGAAAACCGCTTCCGCGCGATCATCGAGGTGTCGCCGGTGCCGATGGTGCTCAACGACGACCGCGGCGTGATCACGTTCCTGAACCCGGCGTTCACCCAGATTTTTGGTTATTCGCGGGAGGAGATTCCCACGCTCGCGGAGTGGTGGACCAAGGCTTATCCCGATGCGGCATATCGCCATTGGGCGAGCGGTATTTGGCAGGTAGAGTTGGAGCGCTCAAAACGCTCCGGCACCCCGTTTACGCCGATGGAGTTCACCCTCACGTGTAGAAATGGGATGCGTAAGACGGTACTGGCCAATGCAGCGCCCAGTTCAGCGGCCTACGAGACCGATCATCTGGTGGTGTTGTACGACATCACTGACCGCAAAGAGGCTGAGGCGGCCTTGTGCGAGTCGGAGGCCCGTTGGCGTTTCGCCATGGATGGTTCCGGCGATGGCATGTGGGATTGGCGTGTCGATACCGGTATGGTGTTTTACTCCAAGCGGTGGAAATCGATGCTCGGTTACGCCGAGGATGAGTTGAGCAACATGGTCAAGGAGTGGGAGCAACTGGTGCATCCGGACGATTTGCCGCGGGCGCTGGACTCGGCGGCGGACCATTTTCGCGGCCAGTCCGAGCACCATGTCGTCGAGCAGCGCATGCGTTGCAAGGATGGTTCGTGGAAGTGGATTCTTGCGCGTGGGCGGGTGATTGAATGGTCCGCGCCGGGCAAACCACGGCGCATGATCGGCACCTACACCGATATCGATTTGGAGAAGCGTCGCGAGGAGACCCAGCAGGCGCTGGTGCGGCGGCTCGATTTGGTGATGCGTGCCTCGAACCTCGGGGTGTGGGAGTATGATTTGCAGACCGGTTACCTCGACTGGGACGATGCCATGCACTCGCTCTTCGGTTGGAGTCGTGAGGAGGCGGGTGGCTCTCTTGAGGCTTTTCGCAGTAGCGTCCATCCTGACGATCTGGCGCGCATGGACCAGACGATCGTGGACATGCGCGGCGGGCGGGTTTTTCAATCCTTCGAGTTTCGCATTATCCGCCGCTCCGACGGGGCATTGCGCACGATCGAGGGCAACGGGTACCTGTTGCGCGACGGGGATGGGTTGCCGCAGCGCTTGCTGGGCATGAACCGCGACATTACGGATAAAAAGGAGGCGGAGTTGAGTCGGCGGCAGTTGGAAATCCAGTTTGGGCAGGCGCAGAAGATGGAGACGCTCGGCACGCTGGCAGGAGGCATTGCGCATGACTTTAATAATTTGTTGGCCGGCATGATTGGATGCCTCGAACTGGCGCTGCCGTTGTTGCCCGAAGCGCATCCCGCGGGCGATTGGATGGGGCGGGCACGGGGCGCGGGTCTGCGTGCGCGCGATTTGGTCAAGCGCCTGATGTTGTTCTCGCGGCGCACTCCCAGCGTTGGGCGCAAATCAATGCAGATTAAGCAGTTAATGGATGAAACGCTGCCGATTCTAAACGCCAGCTTGCCGTCCTCGATCGTAATCCGCACCCAGAAAAACCCCGCATTGAGCGAAGTTTTGGGCGATTACGGCCAACTCCAGCAGGTTCTCATGAACCTGTGCTTGAATGCAGCCCACGCCATTGGGGCCAAACAAGGCCAGATCACGCTGGATGTACGTCCCGCCGAGGAATTGTCGGTCGATGGCCGGATGAATCCGGCGGGCGCACAGGTGTGTTTGTCGGTGGCCGATGATGGCTGCGGCATGGATCAGGAGACGCAGGCGCGAATCTTCGACCCATTTTTCACCACCAAACCCGAAGGCCAGGGAACGGGGCTGGGGCTGTCGATTGTGCACGGCATCGTGCATGATCATGGGGGGACGATTCGCCTGCGCAGTGCGCCCGGACAGGGGACCTGCTTCGAGGTTTATCTTCCGGTTATTCAGAAGACACCGGTGGTGGTTGAGTCGCCTTGCGCGCCGGTGGCGGTGTTGGCGGGGGGCGGCCGTAAGGTGTTGCTGGTCGATGACGAGGAAGTGCTGCGCACGTTTGTGGCCGCCGTGCTCACCATGGCCGGCTTCGAAGTCGTCGCGGCGGATAACGGGCTCAATGGCGCCGCTGTTTTCGCCGCCACCCCGGATGCGTTTTCGTTCGCTATCGTGGATCTCTCGATGCCCGGCCGCAACGGGTTCGAACTGATCGGGGATATGCGGGCGCTGCGCCCTGGTCTGCCGGTGATCTTGATGAGCGGTGACCACAACCGGTACGGAGGGGCAGGGGGGAACCTAGGCGCAGATAGCTATATTCGCCTATCTAAGCCATTTGCTATTGCTGAGTTGAATGCGGTAATTGCACCGCTTCTGGAGGCTAAACCCAGCCTCTTAGCGTAG
- a CDS encoding D-2-hydroxyacid dehydrogenase: MNPPLTIWCNAALSTPAEQRLAFGLAEHRLVFAQKRSASVLVAGPSDAGFLEADVVLGQPDAGDCLRNPKVRWLAVTSAGYGRYDTPDFLESFRARGSVFTSSSSVFAEPCAQHVLGMMLALGRQLLASHAEQLGERRWQFFERRAASVLLNGQTVLLLGYGTIARRLTELLAPFGMKIYAVRRKTHSERGVHVISEERVSSVLGEADHIINLLPDNEATANYVNARRLSACKPGARFYNIGRGSTVDERALVQALENGRLGAAYLDVFAEEPLPPSSPLWTAPNCFLTPHTAGVRSDQDQALVAHFLKNFAAFVAGGAAMADRVV; the protein is encoded by the coding sequence ATGAACCCGCCTCTTACGATTTGGTGTAACGCCGCGCTCTCCACCCCCGCAGAACAACGCCTCGCCTTCGGGCTTGCCGAACACCGGCTGGTTTTCGCCCAAAAGCGCTCCGCTTCTGTGCTCGTCGCCGGCCCCTCCGACGCCGGGTTTTTGGAGGCCGATGTGGTGCTGGGTCAGCCCGACGCGGGCGATTGTCTGCGGAACCCAAAAGTCCGCTGGCTGGCGGTGACTAGCGCGGGTTACGGTCGCTACGACACCCCCGATTTTTTGGAATCCTTTCGCGCCCGAGGTTCGGTGTTCACCAGCAGTTCGAGCGTCTTTGCCGAGCCCTGCGCCCAACACGTACTCGGGATGATGCTCGCCCTCGGCCGTCAACTGCTCGCCTCGCACGCCGAGCAACTCGGGGAGCGCCGCTGGCAGTTTTTCGAGCGTCGCGCAGCCTCGGTGCTGCTCAACGGCCAGACCGTTCTCCTGCTTGGTTACGGCACGATCGCGCGGCGGTTAACCGAACTGCTCGCCCCCTTCGGGATGAAAATTTACGCCGTGCGCCGTAAAACCCACAGTGAGCGCGGCGTTCACGTCATCTCCGAAGAGCGCGTTTCTTCGGTGCTGGGCGAGGCCGACCATATCATCAACCTGCTGCCCGACAACGAGGCCACCGCCAACTATGTCAACGCCCGCCGACTGAGCGCGTGCAAGCCGGGGGCGCGGTTTTATAACATCGGGCGCGGCTCCACGGTGGACGAACGTGCGCTGGTGCAGGCGCTGGAAAACGGGCGGCTTGGGGCGGCTTATTTGGACGTTTTCGCCGAGGAGCCGCTGCCGCCGTCGAGCCCCTTGTGGACGGCGCCGAATTGTTTTCTCACGCCGCATACCGCCGGTGTACGCAGCGACCAGGACCAGGCTCTGGTAGCCCATTTTTTGAAAAACTTCGCCGCGTTTGTCGCGGGCGGTGCGGCGATGGCGGACCGAGTGGTGTGA
- a CDS encoding helix-turn-helix transcriptional regulator: MPATRRGHNIIGLRIRAARERLDPAVSQREFAARLAVRGLDLDRPTVTRIENGKRFLRDYEIKAIAGVLKVSVAWLFGE; encoded by the coding sequence ATTCCAGCAACTCGCAGAGGGCATAATATCATTGGCCTTCGAATTCGCGCTGCGCGTGAAAGACTCGATCCTGCGGTAAGCCAGCGCGAATTTGCTGCTCGGTTAGCTGTTCGTGGTCTCGATCTTGATCGACCGACCGTAACCCGAATCGAAAACGGAAAACGCTTTCTTCGTGACTACGAAATCAAAGCGATTGCCGGTGTCCTAAAAGTCAGTGTCGCGTGGCTATTCGGTGAGTAA
- a CDS encoding IS21 family transposase, whose protein sequence is MKTQKDPPNVRKAAMKAGMHRHTATKYIKQGHGPRKPTEPRSSRRADPVTELWPEAKRFLEGTPELEAKALFSHLLAKLGPEHVSLPARALRTFQRRVQAWRRHHGPPKEVFFPQVLNPGEFVQVDWTHAAELGVTVAGEVFNHLLCHAVLPFSNVQWAVPCQSESLLSLKVGLQDALWAFGGVPVGLQTDQSSTATHQLKRGEAARGFNTEYLALCAHLGLKPRTINKACPQENGDIESANGHLKRRLKSHLALRGSRDFASVADYAAFVANVCRGANLQRTVRFTEESATLRALPATRYPQAEESAVRVSSFSTIRVKNHAYSVPSQLIGSMVGVELDEQTVVVRFEREEVLRCPRSSHGGARIDYRHVIASLVRKPGAFAGYKYREELFPGTALRQAYDALLSAAPANTTGWADRHYLALLVLAAAHGENEVCAVIGVALRSGELPTPDWVEPRLRATVVPAPSMPVLAPELGAYDRLLSGEVAA, encoded by the coding sequence ATGAAGACTCAAAAAGACCCGCCCAACGTGCGGAAGGCAGCCATGAAGGCGGGCATGCACCGGCATACGGCCACCAAGTACATCAAACAGGGCCACGGCCCGCGTAAACCCACAGAGCCACGCAGTTCGCGCCGGGCCGATCCGGTGACCGAGCTCTGGCCCGAGGCCAAGCGGTTCCTCGAAGGAACTCCCGAGTTGGAAGCCAAGGCGCTCTTCTCGCATCTGCTGGCCAAACTCGGGCCCGAACACGTCAGCTTGCCCGCGCGCGCCCTGCGCACGTTCCAGCGCCGAGTGCAGGCGTGGCGCCGCCATCACGGTCCGCCCAAGGAGGTCTTTTTTCCGCAGGTGCTTAACCCCGGCGAGTTTGTCCAGGTCGACTGGACCCACGCCGCCGAGCTCGGGGTCACGGTGGCGGGCGAGGTTTTCAACCACTTGCTCTGCCACGCTGTTCTCCCGTTTAGCAACGTGCAGTGGGCGGTGCCGTGCCAGTCGGAGTCGCTGCTCTCGCTCAAGGTCGGGTTGCAGGACGCCCTGTGGGCCTTCGGCGGGGTGCCGGTGGGGCTCCAAACCGACCAGAGTTCCACCGCCACCCATCAGCTCAAACGTGGCGAGGCGGCCCGGGGGTTTAACACCGAGTACCTCGCCCTGTGCGCCCACCTGGGGCTCAAGCCGCGCACGATCAACAAGGCCTGTCCGCAGGAAAACGGCGACATCGAGTCGGCCAACGGGCACTTGAAGCGGCGGCTCAAAAGTCACCTGGCGCTGCGTGGCTCGCGCGATTTTGCCAGCGTGGCCGATTACGCGGCCTTCGTGGCCAACGTTTGCAGGGGCGCCAATCTCCAGCGCACGGTGCGCTTTACCGAGGAAAGCGCCACCCTGCGAGCGTTGCCCGCAACCCGTTATCCGCAGGCCGAGGAGAGCGCCGTACGGGTGTCGAGTTTTAGTACGATCCGGGTTAAAAACCACGCCTACTCGGTGCCCTCGCAGCTGATCGGCTCGATGGTCGGAGTCGAACTCGATGAGCAAACCGTGGTGGTGCGCTTCGAGCGCGAGGAGGTGCTGCGTTGCCCACGCTCGAGCCACGGCGGCGCGCGAATCGACTACCGCCACGTGATCGCCTCGCTGGTGCGCAAACCCGGGGCCTTTGCTGGCTACAAGTACCGCGAGGAACTGTTCCCCGGCACGGCGCTACGCCAGGCCTACGATGCCCTACTCAGCGCGGCGCCCGCCAACACGACGGGCTGGGCGGACCGCCATTACCTCGCTCTGCTGGTCCTGGCTGCCGCGCACGGCGAAAACGAGGTCTGCGCGGTCATCGGTGTGGCCCTGCGAAGCGGCGAACTGCCGACCCCGGACTGGGTGGAGCCGAGGCTGCGCGCCACCGTGGTGCCAGCCCCCTCGATGCCGGTGCTGGCGCCCGAGCTCGGGGCCTACGACCGGCTGCTGAGCGGGGAGGTGGCCGCATGA
- a CDS encoding ATP-binding protein codes for MSTDPTDALPILLRALKLPTMAREHAGALARAEAENWGYRRFLLYLLETEAGERLRGRIERLLKESGLPGGKTLGTLDEARLPEKVRRQLPSLLDGELVRRGDNLLCFGLPGRGKSHLAAALGREWIQRHQLKVLFMPTFKLVGQLLVAKRDLRLPSALAKLAHYDAVILDDLGYVPQGREETDVLFTFLAERYEKRTVVITSNLVFSQWDQIFKDPMTTMAAVDRLVHHAVILEFTGESQRLQAAAKSPKR; via the coding sequence ATGAGCACCGACCCTACCGATGCGCTGCCGATCCTCTTGCGCGCGCTCAAGCTGCCGACGATGGCCCGCGAACACGCCGGGGCGCTCGCCCGGGCCGAGGCCGAGAACTGGGGCTACCGCCGCTTCCTGCTCTACTTGCTGGAGACGGAGGCGGGCGAGCGGTTGCGCGGCCGCATCGAGCGCCTCCTCAAAGAATCGGGCCTACCCGGCGGCAAGACCCTCGGCACCCTCGACGAAGCGCGGTTGCCCGAAAAGGTACGCCGACAACTGCCCAGCTTGCTCGACGGTGAACTGGTGCGCCGTGGCGACAACCTGCTGTGCTTCGGTCTGCCCGGCCGCGGCAAAAGTCACCTGGCCGCCGCGCTCGGACGCGAATGGATCCAGCGACACCAGCTGAAGGTCTTGTTTATGCCGACCTTCAAACTGGTCGGGCAGTTGCTGGTGGCCAAGCGCGACCTGCGGTTGCCCTCGGCGCTGGCCAAGCTGGCCCACTACGACGCGGTCATCCTTGATGACCTCGGCTACGTCCCACAGGGCCGGGAGGAGACCGACGTGCTCTTCACCTTCCTGGCTGAACGCTACGAAAAGCGCACGGTGGTGATCACCTCGAACCTGGTGTTCAGCCAATGGGATCAGATCTTCAAAGATCCGATGACCACCATGGCCGCCGTAGACCGGCTGGTGCATCATGCGGTCATCCTGGAGTTTACCGGTGAAAGCCAGCGACTCCAGGCGGCTGCAAAGAGTCCTAAACGCTGA
- a CDS encoding transposase: MAALVSPCRGTLTNLICLCGRAQQDWTADYRLYSRDRVKPAGLFRTVLHELEVNLPALTPLVAAIDDTLVRKTGVKIDGVGWKRDPLGPAFQTNLVRGQRYVQLSAAWPGSDGHARMIPVDFTHAPTPPKPGKKATTDEVQQYTEKKKQQRLNVVALARIQQLRQALPDTRKLVVAGDGSYTNAVVLKGLPAKTVYIGRIRRDAVLNALPGPPAATGRPPVYGAPVQTPEELRTDDTVAWQSVEAYAAGKKHTFKIKTLGPVLWRKAGATLPLQVMVIAPVGYRLRAGSKLLYRQPAFLVCTDPDMPVGDQLQYYLWRWGIEGNFRDEKTLIGTGQAQLRTAASNRNQPAATVAAYALLLIAALLFGDPAGQTPDPPPHLRPPKWRTHSSGASPATSSTGDLLRTLRSECWADQIAPESFSDFTSTDPPSTNSSKAPPFLAEALFRAA, encoded by the coding sequence ATGGCGGCACTGGTTTCACCGTGCCGGGGGACTCTTACCAACCTGATTTGTCTGTGCGGGCGTGCCCAGCAGGACTGGACGGCCGACTACCGGTTGTATTCGCGTGACCGGGTGAAGCCGGCGGGGCTTTTCCGCACGGTCCTCCATGAGCTTGAGGTAAACCTGCCGGCGCTTACCCCGTTGGTGGCCGCCATCGATGACACCCTGGTACGCAAAACCGGGGTCAAGATCGACGGCGTCGGCTGGAAACGCGATCCGCTCGGCCCCGCGTTCCAAACCAACCTGGTGCGCGGCCAGCGCTATGTGCAACTCTCTGCGGCCTGGCCTGGTTCCGACGGACACGCCCGGATGATTCCGGTGGATTTCACCCACGCGCCGACGCCGCCAAAGCCGGGTAAAAAAGCCACTACCGACGAGGTTCAGCAGTACACGGAGAAGAAAAAACAGCAGCGGCTTAATGTCGTCGCGCTCGCCCGCATCCAGCAGCTTCGCCAGGCGCTGCCAGACACGCGCAAACTGGTGGTCGCCGGCGATGGCAGTTACACCAATGCGGTCGTACTCAAGGGCCTGCCCGCCAAGACCGTTTATATCGGCCGGATCCGCCGGGACGCCGTGCTCAACGCCCTGCCTGGACCACCCGCGGCCACCGGTCGCCCGCCGGTCTATGGCGCGCCGGTCCAGACCCCGGAAGAGCTGCGCACCGACGACACCGTGGCCTGGCAAAGCGTCGAGGCTTATGCGGCCGGAAAAAAGCACACCTTTAAAATCAAGACCCTCGGGCCGGTGCTGTGGCGTAAAGCCGGGGCGACGCTCCCGTTGCAAGTCATGGTGATCGCCCCGGTGGGCTACCGATTGCGCGCAGGCTCGAAGCTGCTCTATCGCCAGCCTGCCTTCTTGGTTTGCACCGACCCGGATATGCCCGTGGGTGACCAACTCCAGTATTACCTCTGGCGTTGGGGCATCGAGGGAAACTTCCGGGATGAGAAAACCCTGATCGGCACCGGCCAGGCACAACTGCGCACCGCCGCCTCCAACCGCAACCAACCCGCCGCCACCGTCGCCGCCTATGCGCTGTTGTTAATCGCCGCCCTGCTCTTCGGCGATCCTGCGGGGCAAACCCCTGATCCGCCGCCGCATCTTCGCCCGCCCAAATGGCGCACGCACTCTTCGGGCGCCTCGCCTGCGACCAGTTCCACGGGGGACCTCTTGCGCACCCTGCGCAGCGAATGCTGGGCCGACCAGATCGCCCCAGAGAGTTTCTCCGACTTCACGTCGACCGACCCTCCCTCCACGAACTCATCAAAAGCGCCACCCTTCTTGGCTGAAGCACTCTTCCGCGCTGCGTAA
- a CDS encoding IS630 family transposase, with the protein MGRKAVRITCSEGDQQSLEKRATSRIESRQRVERARMILGCVSGEQVQEVARRCNTRPNTVIKWRDRFVLLGMKGLDDAARPGAKRTYGEDFRDRVLALLEGPPPPGQARWDGPAVARVLGGSVHAVWRVLRKEGICLQRQRSWCVSTDKQFAAKAADIVGLYLSPPEKALVISVDEKPGIQALERATGYVETDNGKIVQGLKSTYKRHGTLNLFAALDVATGLIKTQKTTLKRREEFLLFMDQVVADHPPERELHVILDNYCTHKKCDAWLARHPNVHFHFTPTSASWLNQVEIWFGILTRKALRGANFRSVAELSQAIDAFVAAYLPNAKPFKWRKREVKGSQLRNTIINLRN; encoded by the coding sequence ATGGGACGAAAAGCCGTGCGAATCACTTGTAGCGAGGGGGATCAGCAATCCCTAGAAAAACGGGCAACCAGCCGGATTGAGTCGAGGCAGCGAGTTGAGCGCGCCCGGATGATCCTTGGGTGCGTGAGTGGCGAGCAGGTGCAAGAGGTGGCGCGCCGCTGCAACACCAGGCCGAACACCGTAATAAAGTGGAGGGATCGCTTTGTGCTGCTTGGCATGAAGGGGCTGGATGATGCGGCACGGCCGGGCGCGAAGCGCACCTACGGTGAGGACTTTCGAGATCGGGTGCTGGCTTTATTGGAAGGGCCACCCCCTCCGGGGCAGGCGCGCTGGGATGGTCCAGCGGTGGCCCGTGTGCTCGGCGGCTCGGTGCACGCGGTCTGGCGAGTGCTGCGCAAGGAGGGCATTTGCCTGCAGCGCCAGCGCTCGTGGTGCGTGAGCACTGACAAGCAGTTCGCAGCCAAGGCAGCCGATATCGTCGGGCTCTACCTGAGCCCACCGGAAAAGGCATTGGTGATAAGTGTGGATGAAAAGCCTGGCATCCAAGCCCTAGAGCGCGCCACCGGTTACGTGGAGACCGACAATGGTAAAATCGTCCAGGGACTCAAAAGCACCTACAAGCGCCACGGTACACTCAACTTGTTCGCTGCCCTTGATGTGGCCACGGGCTTGATCAAGACGCAGAAAACCACCCTTAAGCGCCGGGAGGAGTTCCTGCTGTTCATGGACCAAGTGGTGGCGGATCACCCGCCCGAGAGAGAACTCCACGTGATTTTGGATAATTATTGCACCCACAAAAAGTGCGACGCTTGGCTCGCTCGGCACCCCAATGTCCACTTCCACTTTACCCCAACCTCGGCGAGTTGGCTCAATCAAGTTGAAATCTGGTTCGGCATACTAACAAGGAAGGCGCTACGGGGCGCGAACTTCAGAAGCGTCGCCGAACTTAGTCAGGCCATTGACGCTTTCGTCGCCGCCTACCTGCCCAATGCCAAGCCGTTCAAGTGGCGCAAGCGCGAGGTCAAGGGAAGCCAACTCAGAAATACTATCATTAATCTACGCAATTAA
- a CDS encoding helix-turn-helix transcriptional regulator: MKRLRVLPDTFFSHLLNENNTLLFELSATPMDFRPREGWLAEASGIPHHLFYFCKKGSMKAEVGGHMVDLKAGDAIWIGPEVPFRLESGEPVVTSLARFRLRVEKSRSFNFALKNDFIVARNAQLSTAWREAVRQESYLPTLRPSRSLRCAVAGLLSITFFQHPTSPSQSESERKLSPTQIRILNEWAQKLPAAVHPDTSEMARQLQLSRDYMNRLCRATFDISAERWLINQRIRSAAQRLTESNLNVSQIAEEYGYASLYFFSRQFRQVMGCSPTEWKRRGVR; the protein is encoded by the coding sequence ATGAAAAGACTGCGCGTATTACCGGATACTTTTTTCAGTCACTTGCTGAATGAAAATAATACGCTCCTTTTCGAACTGAGCGCGACGCCGATGGATTTTCGTCCGCGGGAGGGGTGGTTGGCTGAAGCGTCCGGTATTCCTCACCATCTTTTTTACTTCTGCAAAAAAGGAAGCATGAAGGCCGAAGTCGGAGGTCACATGGTTGACCTGAAAGCAGGCGATGCAATTTGGATCGGGCCCGAGGTCCCGTTCCGTCTGGAGTCGGGTGAACCGGTGGTGACTTCCCTGGCCAGATTCCGTCTGCGCGTGGAAAAATCGAGATCTTTCAACTTTGCACTGAAAAATGATTTTATCGTGGCTCGAAATGCCCAGCTGAGCACAGCCTGGCGGGAAGCGGTCCGCCAAGAATCCTACCTGCCGACCTTGCGCCCGTCGCGGTCCCTGCGCTGCGCCGTGGCAGGTCTGCTCTCCATCACCTTTTTCCAACATCCGACCTCCCCTTCTCAATCAGAGAGCGAACGAAAATTAAGCCCGACCCAGATTCGAATCCTCAACGAGTGGGCGCAAAAACTCCCCGCCGCAGTTCACCCCGACACCTCCGAAATGGCACGGCAGCTCCAACTTTCGCGCGACTACATGAACCGACTCTGCCGCGCGACCTTTGACATCTCCGCTGAACGCTGGCTCATCAACCAACGCATCCGCTCCGCCGCGCAGCGCCTCACTGAATCAAACCTGAATGTCAGCCAGATCGCCGAAGAATACGGCTATGCCAGCCTCTATTTTTTCAGCCGTCAATTCCGGCAAGTGATGGGCTGCAGTCCCACCGAATGGAAGCGCCGCGGCGTGAGATGA